From the Capnocytophaga sp. oral taxon 878 genome, the window CGCAGTAGGTTTTTTACGTTATTTACTTGTACTTCATTAGATCCATCAGCTATAAAAAGAGTACTTTTGGTAGCCGATAAGCGTGGTGTGTCGTTGTACAAAGCAAGGCATATAGCATCCAAAATAGTTGATTTTCCTGCTCCTGTAGCCCCTGTAATAGCAAATAATCCTACTGATTTTAGAGGTTCACCCTCTAAATCTAAAGTAAAAGGTCCTTCTATTGAGGCTATATTGTGAAGTGTAACAGAGAGAATTTTCATAAGGTTAAGTTGTATGCTAATTTATTAATTAAAAAAACCTCCTAAAAAGGAGGCTTTCTTTACTATTTTTGAAACTTAGCGTATTTGCTTTTGAATTTATCAATACGTCCGGCTGTATCAATAAGTTTAGCTTTACCAGTGTAGTATGGGTGAGAAGTACGTGAAATCTCCAATTTCACTAATGGATACTCAACCCCTTCTACTTCGATAGTTTCTTTAGTTTCAACGGTAGACTTTGTGATGAAGATATCGTCGTTAGACATATCTTTGAAAGCCACCAAACGATAAGATTCTGGGTGAATTTCTTTTTTCATTGCAATGTTTGTTCTTTTATTACGTAATTTTCAGGGCGCAAAAGTACAACTTTTTTTTGAATTGACAAGTTTTTTATCCTTAAAAAACAGAAATAAGTAATGAAGTTATTGTTTATCAGTTATTTAAATATTACTTTTTAGGTAAACTATCGAGGTGTTGTACGGGTGAAAATCTTTTTATTATCGTCAATTAATACGAAAAACTATTCTTGACTTGTTTTGTAGGTATTTGATATGTCTATCCCATTTACTAATAATTTTTCAATGAGTCTCTATAAGATATCTCCAGATGAAAAATTATAGAGATATGAATGATAGTTTTATATATTTTGTGTTATTGTTTTTCAAAAAACTCTACTTCAAAAATCTTACTCCAGTTTTTTCCTGTGATAAAAAAAGTTTTCCTCCCTGTGTGGTAGGCTATGCCGTTTAGTACATCTACATCAGGAGTTTTTTCTACTTTTTCTTTTAAGCCACGTACATCTACTACTCCCTCAATAGCTCCATTTAGTGGATTGATAATCATAATGCCATCTTTTAAAAAGGTGTTGGCATAAATTTTACCATTAGCAAATTCTAATTCGTTTGCATAGGTATAGAGTGATTTGTCAGTGCATAGTTGTAGGCTATCTATTTCGGCAAAGGTTTCAGGATGTAGTAGCCAAATTTTTTCAGTTCCATCACTCTTGTAAAGTTTATTATTGCCATTATGGCATAAACCCCAACCTTCTTTACTTTTGTTGTAATCAAAGTTTTTCTGTAGATTTAAGTCTTTATCATATACTAATCCAACTTTTTCTCGCCATGTAAGTTGCAAAATTTGTCCTCTAAAAACAGTAGCTCCTTCGCCAAAGAAACTAGGGGCTAAGGATACTTTTTTGTAAGTTTCACCTGTAAAAGGATTCCATTTTCGTATACTTGATTCGTTATATTGTCCAGTGCTTTCTACCAAAGTATCACCTATAAACTCTAAACCTTGTGTATAGGCTTGCTTGTCGTGAGGATATTCATTAATAATTTTGTAGTCATAAAGTTTAGGAGGTGTAGAGGCTAAAAGAAGTAATGTTCTTTTAGCAGTGTACTGTTTTCCTGTAGTAGTGTGTACAGTTACTGCTAAGTGTTGCTTTCCTAACAGTACACTATCTAAAATTATAGTATCACCTATAGCAGGTAGCACACGTTGGTGTAACCTATAACTTACGTTTTGTATAGCTTCATCAAAACGTGGGTATACTACTTTTACTTGTAATGTATCGCCTAAGTGGTATTCTTTCTTTTTGGGTGAAATATCAATACTAAAGAGCTCTTGTTGGGTAGTACTAGTGCTATTGCAAGCTACTATTACTAAGTTAAGAACTATGAAAGGTAATAAATGATATATTTTCATTATCTTTTGCTTTTAAAAATATAAGTAATAGTGCCTATTTGCTCTTTTTTGCCCATCAGAATGCTAAATTTAGCTCTTTGGGCATATTGTAAAGAGTTTTCTATTAGGCAGTCATCAGTAGTAGTAGTGTTTTCTTTGTTTATAGTAGCTTTAGTAACATTCCCTGCCTCATTTACAACTATATTAACTACTATTTGTCCTTCGTGTTCACAAGTAAATACAGGGTTGGGTATGTTACCGTTTCTGCCTTCTAATGCATATTTTACTAAGGTGTGTTTGTTTACTTTATTGCTAACCAAAGGGGGAGTTTGGCTTTCGGGTAAAGGTATGTTATTAATTACTAAATTGCTTGTACTATTAGGGCTGTTAAGTAATGTTTCTTGGGCAGCTACCATTTCCTTAGCCTCGCGCTCTGCCATTAGCTCGTCCAAAGTCTTAATTTCAGCCGAATGTTGTAAGTGCAAATCAGCTTGGTTGTAAGCATTAGTGGTGAGTGGAGTAGAGGGATGGGTAGCTTCTCCCTTCTGATTGTTGTCTGAAACCTCAGTGAGATCAGTAGGGGTATAAGGCAAATCACTTGGGTCAAGTGCCATTTCAATGTATATTTCATTACTTTTGTTAGGCAACTGCATAGCCGTAATAGCAATAAAAGTACCAAAAAGAACTAATAAAGTAAGTGCGATAGCTTTGTCAGTACGGCTAAACATTTGTGAAAAGTACTTCCATTCAGTAGCTAAACTACTCTTTTTTTT encodes:
- a CDS encoding glutaminyl-peptide cyclotransferase, with the translated sequence MKIYHLLPFIVLNLVIVACNSTSTTQQELFSIDISPKKKEYHLGDTLQVKVVYPRFDEAIQNVSYRLHQRVLPAIGDTIILDSVLLGKQHLAVTVHTTTGKQYTAKRTLLLLASTPPKLYDYKIINEYPHDKQAYTQGLEFIGDTLVESTGQYNESSIRKWNPFTGETYKKVSLAPSFFGEGATVFRGQILQLTWREKVGLVYDKDLNLQKNFDYNKSKEGWGLCHNGNNKLYKSDGTEKIWLLHPETFAEIDSLQLCTDKSLYTYANELEFANGKIYANTFLKDGIMIINPLNGAIEGVVDVRGLKEKVEKTPDVDVLNGIAYHTGRKTFFITGKNWSKIFEVEFFEKQ
- a CDS encoding type B 50S ribosomal protein L31 → MKKEIHPESYRLVAFKDMSNDDIFITKSTVETKETIEVEGVEYPLVKLEISRTSHPYYTGKAKLIDTAGRIDKFKSKYAKFQK
- the truB gene encoding tRNA pseudouridine(55) synthase TruB codes for the protein MITAEEFKEGRILLIDKPLEWSSFQAVNKIKWAIIKNYKQKKIKIGHAGTLDPLASGLLVICTGKFTKKITEIQDAPKTYTGTITVGASTPSYDMETAVDAHYPTDHITPELIEQIRQQFLGELIQTPPVFSAIKKEGKRLYEFAREGEAIEVPQRTIYIHSFNLDISEFPNLHFEVECSKGTYIRSLAHDFGKALGSGAYLSALRRTKIGDYSVDNATSPDDFVTKHIPDIRKQSPIILTTIVQKPVKKKSSLATEWKYFSQMFSRTDKAIALTLLVLFGTFIAITAMQLPNKSNEIYIEMALDPSDLPYTPTDLTEVSDNNQKGEATHPSTPLTTNAYNQADLHLQHSAEIKTLDELMAEREAKEMVAAQETLLNSPNSTSNLVINNIPLPESQTPPLVSNKVNKHTLVKYALEGRNGNIPNPVFTCEHEGQIVVNIVVNEAGNVTKATINKENTTTTDDCLIENSLQYAQRAKFSILMGKKEQIGTITYIFKSKR